In Phragmites australis chromosome 18, lpPhrAust1.1, whole genome shotgun sequence, the genomic window GGTAGGCACTGGGTAATCTGGGAACAGCTTGGCGAGGATGCGGCACACCTCGCCGCGGTGCAGCGTGCGGCCGGCGCAGAGGTAGCGCCCTTGTGCGCCAGGCGCCTCGTACACGCGCGCGTGCACGTTGGCGACGTCGCGGACGTGCACGTACGCCTGCGCGGCATCCGCGTACGTCTGCACCGAGCCATCAAGATACTTGAGGATGTGCCACGTGCTGGCGTTCACCGCCGGCTGCAGCAGCGGGCCGAGCACCAGCGACGGGTTCACCACGACGAGGTCCAGGCGCCGCTGCTTGGCGAGCTCCCACGCCGCCTGCTCCGCCACTGTCTTCGAGTAGCAGTACCAATTCTGCGCGGCATGGGCCAGTGTTAGGTCAAGTACTGTGACGTTGTCGTGTTGCGTGCTTGTCAGCAAATGCCGTAGAAGTGAGAACTAGCTAACCTTGGTGTTTTTGCAGTACTCGAGGTCGCTCCAGCACGTCTCGTCTACCTCCTCGGGGCCGCGACGAGGGTCCATGTACACAGCACCGATCGATGAGGTGAACACCACACGCCGGACGCTGCCGACGTCCGCAGCGGCATTGATCACGTTCTTCGTCCCGTTCACAGCTGGCTCGATCATTTGCTCCTGCATTTCAGTCACCGTACGCGTCGTTACATTATGA contains:
- the LOC133899074 gene encoding cinnamoyl-CoA reductase 1-like, encoding MGVANDNTANCASGHGHTVCVTGAGGFIASWLVKLLLQKGYTVRGTVRNPDDDAKNAHLRALDGAAEQLTLVRADLLDKESLDAAFRGCEGVFHTASPVTDDPEQMIEPAVNGTKNVINAAADVGSVRRVVFTSSIGAVYMDPRRGPEEVDETCWSDLEYCKNTKNWYCYSKTVAEQAAWELAKQRRLDLVVVNPSLVLGPLLQPAVNASTWHILKYLDGSVQTYADAAQAYVHVRDVANVHARVYEAPGAQGRYLCAGRTLHRGEVCRILAKLFPDYPVPTKCKGGVGETEKGCRFSSRRLTELGDGITPVSLCLYDTVISLQDKGLLPRQVAACSQSL